In the Heterodontus francisci isolate sHetFra1 chromosome 8, sHetFra1.hap1, whole genome shotgun sequence genome, one interval contains:
- the LOC137372541 gene encoding growth arrest and DNA damage-inducible protein GADD45 alpha-like produces MTFEELTGDQKTDRMDVVRKALEEVLSSALAQGCITVGVYEAAKLLNADPDNVVLCLLVTDEGDDLDVALQIHFTLIQAFCCENDINIMRVNNMHRLAEILGGMDGAGEPKDLHCILVTSHVAPWKDAALSKVTCFCKESRYLDQWVPIINLPER; encoded by the exons ATGACTTTTGAAGAACTCACAGGCGATCAGAAAACAGACAG GATGGATGTAGTGAGAAAAGCTCTGGAAGAGGTTTTGAGCTCCGCGTTAGCGCAAGGCTGCATCACAGTTGGAGTGTATGAGGCAGCAAAACTGCTAAACGC GGATCCTGACAACGTCGTTTTATGTTTGCTTGTCACGGACGAAGGGGACGATCTGGACGTGGCTTTGCAAATTCATTTTACTCTGATCCAAGCCTTTTGCTGCGAAAACGATATTAACATCATGAGGGTGAACAACATGCATCGTCTGGCTGAGATCCTGGGCGGGATGGACGGGGCAGGCGAGCCCAAAGATCTCCATTGCATATTGGTCACA AGTCATGTTGCACCATGGAAAGATGCAGCGTTGAGCAAAGTCACCTGTTTTTGCAAAGAAAGTCGTTACCTGGACCAGTGGGTTCCAATCATCAACTTGCCGGAACGGTGA
- the LOC137372881 gene encoding guanine nucleotide-binding protein G(I)/G(S)/G(O) subunit gamma-12 has product MASTNSIAQAKRTVRQLKVEASIERIKVSKASADLVRYCEEHAKSDPLLMGIPTSENPFKDKKPCIIL; this is encoded by the exons ATGGCTAGCACAAACAGCATAGCACAAGCAAAAAGGACAGTTCGACAGCTTAAAGTAGAGGCCAGCATTGAAAGGATAAAG GTTTCAAAGGCTTCAGCAGATCTTGTGCGCTACTGTGAGGAACATGCCAAAAGTGACCCTCTGCTCATGGGCATCCCAACCTCAGAAAACCCCTTTAAGGATAAGAAGCCTTGCATTATATTATAG